The following are encoded in a window of Pseudomonas graminis genomic DNA:
- a CDS encoding DMT family transporter, whose protein sequence is MKVSDYVRLIVLAAIWGASFLFMRVAAPVLGALPTAFFRVLLGAIGLMVILAILRTRHEFNGKFKSTLILGIINSGIPFLMYSMAALLLPAGYSAILNATTPLMGVLIGSVFFSDSLTPKKAIGVFLGLLGITLLTTTGPVTFTTSVVMGALACLVATSCYGAAGFLTRQWIGDRGGLDAKLVAFGSQIGATLFLLPFFAVSATVNPPATWGDSTVWLSLAAVGFLCTACAYILYFRLIADIGPVRSLTVTFLIPPFGVLWGVMFLGEKFSAGHLYGGGLICLAVWFVLSQSKPKPAPVPQDRAATT, encoded by the coding sequence ATGAAAGTCTCCGACTACGTTCGACTGATTGTTCTGGCCGCCATCTGGGGAGCCAGTTTTCTGTTCATGCGCGTTGCTGCCCCGGTATTGGGCGCGTTGCCGACCGCTTTCTTTCGCGTGTTGCTCGGCGCTATTGGCTTGATGGTGATTCTGGCCATTTTAAGAACCCGGCATGAGTTCAACGGCAAGTTCAAATCCACCTTAATCCTGGGCATCATCAACTCCGGCATTCCGTTTTTGATGTACAGCATGGCGGCCCTGTTATTACCCGCAGGTTATTCCGCAATCTTGAATGCGACCACTCCATTGATGGGCGTATTGATAGGTTCTGTGTTTTTCAGTGACTCACTGACGCCCAAGAAAGCCATAGGCGTATTTCTTGGTTTGCTGGGCATAACCTTACTCACCACCACAGGCCCGGTGACGTTCACCACGTCGGTGGTGATGGGCGCACTCGCTTGCCTGGTCGCGACCAGTTGCTACGGCGCCGCAGGCTTCCTGACCCGTCAGTGGATCGGCGATCGGGGAGGACTGGATGCCAAGCTCGTGGCATTCGGTAGCCAGATTGGCGCGACGCTGTTTCTGCTGCCCTTCTTCGCCGTCTCCGCGACCGTCAACCCGCCAGCCACCTGGGGCGACTCAACCGTGTGGCTATCACTGGCAGCCGTTGGTTTCTTGTGCACGGCGTGCGCTTACATTCTGTACTTCCGCCTGATCGCCGACATCGGGCCGGTCCGCTCGCTAACCGTCACCTTCCTGATTCCGCCCTTCGGCGTCCTGTGGGGGGTGATGTTCCTGGGTGAAAAGTTCTCTGCCGGACACCTTTACGGCGGCGGCCTCATCTGCCTGGCCGTATGGTTCGTGTTGAGCCAAAGCAAGCCGAAGCCGGCACCTGTTCCTCAAGACCGCGCCGCCACAACCTGA